From a single Planctellipticum variicoloris genomic region:
- the floA gene encoding flotillin-like protein FloA (flotillin-like protein involved in membrane lipid rafts) → MPATELVLAQLNPNAIAGITVVVVIGLLVLLLVFARYIGLWVQCKFARAGISFTNLIFMSLRKISPTMIVRARIMAVQAGLLEVYPISVRDMESHFLAGGNVLKVIRALIAAHRARIDLDWQTAQAIDLAGRDILEAVRTSVYPKVIDCPDPRKGTQTLDAVAADGIQLKARARVTVRTNIHQLIGGATEETVIARVGQGIVQAIGSTSSYKIVLENPDRISQTVLNQGLEAQTAFEIVSIDIADIDVGDNIGARLQADQAEADMRVAQAKAEQTRAEFAAREQEMIAKVQANRAEVVLAEAQVPMAISEALQSRAIGLLDYYELKNVQADTQMRQAIAGQGLGGQAVTR, encoded by the coding sequence ATGCCAGCGACGGAACTCGTACTCGCTCAGCTCAATCCGAATGCCATCGCGGGCATTACGGTGGTGGTGGTCATTGGGCTGCTGGTGCTGCTGCTGGTTTTCGCGCGCTACATCGGCCTGTGGGTCCAGTGTAAGTTCGCGCGAGCGGGGATCTCGTTTACCAACCTGATCTTCATGTCGTTGCGCAAGATCAGCCCGACGATGATCGTCCGGGCGCGCATCATGGCCGTCCAGGCCGGATTGCTGGAAGTCTATCCCATCAGCGTTCGCGACATGGAGTCCCATTTCCTGGCTGGGGGCAACGTCCTCAAGGTGATTCGCGCCCTGATCGCCGCTCACCGCGCCCGGATCGATCTCGACTGGCAGACGGCCCAGGCGATCGACCTCGCCGGCCGGGACATTCTCGAAGCCGTCCGGACCAGCGTCTATCCGAAGGTGATCGACTGTCCCGATCCGCGAAAAGGGACGCAGACTCTGGATGCAGTCGCCGCCGACGGCATTCAGCTCAAGGCCCGCGCCCGCGTCACGGTGCGAACCAACATTCATCAGCTCATCGGCGGTGCAACGGAAGAAACCGTGATCGCACGCGTCGGCCAGGGGATCGTGCAGGCGATTGGTTCCACGTCGTCCTACAAAATCGTCCTCGAAAATCCGGATCGGATTTCGCAGACCGTGCTCAATCAGGGCCTGGAAGCCCAGACGGCGTTCGAAATTGTTTCGATCGATATCGCCGATATCGACGTCGGGGACAACATCGGCGCCCGTCTGCAGGCCGATCAGGCGGAAGCCGACATGCGGGTCGCCCAGGCCAAGGCCGAGCAGACCCGTGCCGAGTTCGCCGCCCGCGAACAGGAGATGATCGCCAAAGTTCAGGCGAACCGGGCCGAGGTGGTGCTGGCCGAGGCGCAGGTTCCGATGGCGATTTCCGAAGCGCTGCAGAGTCGAGCGATCGGACTTCTCGATTACTACGAATTGAAAAACGTCCAGGCCGACACCCAGATGCGGCAGGCGATCGCGGGCCAGGGGCTGGGCGGCCAGGCCGTCACCCGGTGA
- a CDS encoding CinA family nicotinamide mononucleotide deamidase-related protein — translation MQAEIIAVGTELANGAKLDTNSQWLSLELAEIGISVRAHATVGDDLDMMVDTIRASANRSDVVLITGGLGPTLDDLTRDALSRFTGAELELHPPSLEHVKEMFARRNRPMPERNVVQAMFPRGSQPLPNPRGTAPGIWLTAPRPDGKTCGIAAMPGVPSEMKQMFRQQVVARLDAGDRIIRRARINCFGCGESQAEEILGDLTARGRDPDVGITAHEATITMRITAEGGSIDEVRAKIEKTRAAIVNRMGEFVFGVEDEELEHALVRLLRLRRASLSTAESGTGGLLAHRLTSAPGFESCYLGGVVVTSNAAKREMIGVEPQVLEQFGPISAEAAAAIAEGCRTRFATDFAIAVTEWPEFDPDDPLAAVPASFVALAGPNLLTVEKVQHFGDPAIAKSRTTKVAMNLLRLHLIQG, via the coding sequence ATGCAGGCAGAGATTATCGCCGTCGGCACGGAACTGGCCAACGGGGCCAAGCTTGACACCAACAGCCAATGGCTCAGCCTTGAACTGGCCGAGATCGGGATCTCCGTCCGGGCTCACGCGACCGTCGGCGACGATCTCGACATGATGGTCGATACGATCCGCGCGTCGGCCAATCGCAGCGACGTGGTGCTGATCACCGGCGGGTTGGGGCCGACGCTCGACGACCTGACGCGCGACGCCCTGTCCCGTTTCACCGGCGCCGAACTGGAGCTGCATCCCCCCTCTCTCGAACACGTCAAGGAAATGTTCGCCCGTCGGAATCGCCCGATGCCCGAGCGGAATGTGGTGCAGGCCATGTTTCCCCGCGGCAGCCAGCCGCTTCCCAATCCCCGCGGCACCGCCCCGGGAATCTGGCTGACGGCGCCGCGCCCCGACGGGAAGACTTGCGGAATTGCGGCCATGCCCGGCGTTCCCAGCGAGATGAAGCAGATGTTTCGACAGCAGGTCGTCGCCCGTCTCGACGCCGGAGACCGGATCATTCGCCGGGCGCGCATCAACTGCTTCGGCTGCGGCGAGAGCCAGGCGGAGGAGATTCTTGGCGATCTGACGGCTCGCGGTCGGGATCCGGACGTCGGCATTACCGCGCACGAGGCGACCATCACCATGCGGATCACGGCGGAAGGGGGTTCGATCGACGAAGTACGCGCCAAGATCGAGAAGACGCGCGCCGCCATCGTGAACCGCATGGGAGAGTTCGTTTTCGGCGTGGAAGACGAGGAACTCGAGCACGCGCTCGTCCGTCTTTTGCGGCTGCGCCGGGCGTCGCTCTCGACCGCGGAATCGGGCACCGGCGGGCTGCTCGCTCACCGGCTGACCAGCGCTCCGGGCTTCGAGTCCTGCTATCTCGGCGGCGTGGTGGTGACATCAAACGCCGCCAAACGTGAAATGATCGGCGTCGAGCCGCAAGTGCTCGAACAGTTCGGACCGATCAGCGCCGAAGCCGCGGCCGCGATTGCAGAGGGGTGCAGGACCAGGTTCGCGACCGACTTTGCCATCGCGGTTACAGAATGGCCCGAATTCGATCCTGACGATCCGCTGGCCGCAGTCCCCGCGTCGTTCGTCGCCCTGGCCGGTCCCAACCTGCTGACCGTCGAAAAAGTCCAGCACTTCGGGGACCCCGCCATCGCGAAGAGCCGCACCACCAAAGTCGCCATGAACCTGCTGCGTCTGCACCTGATTCAGGGGTAA
- a CDS encoding glycosyltransferase family 4 protein, translating to MDEPTPRILLLAGRYALRGTWSYTLRLAEHLPEHGFSMTVICPDARRVDAARRRELHIQQYPLLQAPLWGQVVLAMLYRQLEKQPPELIHIQSRSAVKAGLWLARRLQVPYVQTVHDFLQVRQRFVWDRRLCRRILAVSEAVRSDLIGKAGLPSELVTVVPPGVECGESVAGPILQPGRISVVGTAGPLESIKGMPFFLGAAAMVLQTQRDVEFLIAGAGPEEFNLRRLARELGINDHVTFVPNILDFDEAILAMDIFCLPSLQQGIGTIMLEAMALGRPVIATRVGGVYRIIRDNETGLLVPPSDSRRLGERILELLDQPVRAQAIGAAGQREVEEQYSVQQMIRQTADLYREILNIPAPVAV from the coding sequence ATGGACGAACCCACCCCCCGGATACTGCTGCTGGCCGGTCGCTACGCATTGCGTGGCACCTGGTCCTACACGCTGCGCCTCGCGGAACATCTTCCCGAGCACGGATTCTCGATGACGGTGATCTGTCCGGACGCCCGTCGCGTCGATGCGGCCCGGCGCCGAGAGCTTCACATCCAGCAGTATCCGCTGCTGCAGGCGCCGCTGTGGGGACAGGTCGTCCTGGCGATGCTGTATCGGCAGCTTGAGAAACAGCCGCCGGAACTGATTCATATTCAATCGCGCTCAGCGGTCAAAGCGGGACTCTGGCTGGCGCGTCGGCTGCAGGTTCCCTACGTCCAGACCGTCCACGATTTTCTGCAGGTTCGGCAGCGTTTCGTCTGGGACCGTCGACTGTGCCGGCGGATTCTTGCCGTCAGCGAGGCCGTCCGGTCCGATCTGATCGGCAAGGCCGGGTTGCCGTCCGAACTTGTCACAGTCGTTCCGCCGGGTGTGGAATGCGGCGAAAGCGTTGCAGGCCCGATTCTGCAGCCCGGCCGGATTTCCGTCGTCGGCACGGCGGGTCCGCTGGAGTCGATCAAAGGCATGCCGTTCTTTCTGGGCGCGGCCGCGATGGTCCTGCAGACGCAGCGCGATGTGGAGTTCCTGATCGCCGGCGCCGGTCCCGAAGAATTCAATCTCCGCCGGCTGGCGCGGGAGCTGGGCATCAACGACCACGTCACGTTTGTGCCCAACATTCTCGATTTCGACGAAGCGATTCTGGCGATGGACATTTTCTGCCTGCCGTCGCTCCAGCAGGGGATCGGAACCATCATGCTGGAGGCCATGGCGCTGGGACGTCCGGTGATTGCGACGCGCGTCGGCGGCGTCTACCGCATCATTCGGGACAATGAAACCGGGCTGCTTGTCCCTCCTTCCGACAGCCGCCGTCTGGGCGAAAGAATTCTGGAGCTCCTCGATCAACCGGTCCGAGCCCAGGCGATTGGCGCCGCGGGGCAGCGCGAGGTGGAGGAACAGTACAGCGTTCAGCAGATGATTCGTCAGACGGCGGACCTGTATCGCGAGATTTTGAACATTCCGGCGCCTGTGGCGGTTTGA
- a CDS encoding TlpA family protein disulfide reductase, with protein MLSRMRFTPLLAVLVTAILSLASHAAPPAGASAVEVVDKAGYEKILARHKGKVILVDCWATWCVPCIKAFPKTVELSERYRKDGLAVVSLSFDSLKKGEAPQSVVEFLKDKHADFDNLISKLDIADDGADVFGIEEGALPHFKLYGRDGKLLKTFASGDDEKTFTHEDIEQAVKAALAKR; from the coding sequence ATGCTTTCACGGATGCGTTTCACGCCCCTGCTGGCAGTCCTCGTGACCGCAATTCTCTCGCTGGCCAGCCACGCAGCCCCTCCCGCCGGGGCGTCCGCGGTCGAGGTGGTCGATAAAGCCGGTTACGAAAAGATCCTCGCCCGGCACAAAGGGAAGGTGATTCTTGTCGACTGCTGGGCGACTTGGTGCGTCCCCTGCATCAAAGCGTTCCCCAAGACCGTAGAACTGTCCGAGCGCTACCGCAAGGACGGCCTGGCCGTGGTTTCGCTGTCGTTCGACTCGCTCAAAAAAGGCGAGGCTCCGCAAAGCGTTGTCGAGTTCCTCAAGGACAAGCACGCCGACTTCGACAACCTGATCAGCAAGCTCGACATCGCCGACGACGGGGCCGATGTCTTCGGAATTGAAGAGGGGGCTCTGCCCCACTTCAAACTCTACGGCCGCGACGGCAAGCTGCTGAAGACGTTCGCCTCGGGGGACGACGAGAAGACGTTCACGCACGAAGACATCGAACAGGCCGTGAAGGCGGCGCTGGCGAAGCGGTAA
- a CDS encoding sugar kinase has product MRVVTFGEIMLRLMPLGGQRWRQSLPGELSATYGGAEANVAVSIALQGGKAAYCTAVPDNIVTDGLVQEMRKYGVDTDLLIRTKEGRFGIYFVEPGSNQRGSNVTYDRAGSSISIAPPETYDWNRILDDAGWFHVTGITPAIGSASAAAAIAGAKAARAKGMPVSCDLNYRKKLWNWESGTSPATLARRVMGELLPSVTVLIANEEDAEQVLGIHAPGSNVEAGTIDLDGYAWTAREIVRQFPHIEKVAITLRESFSANHNNWGALLYDAATDAVHVAPTDEAGKYTPYEMHNIVDRVGAGDSFGGALIFACTTPELSDPQTALRYAVAASCLKHGLYGDFNLCSRSEIETLMQGSGTGRVQR; this is encoded by the coding sequence ATGCGGGTTGTCACGTTCGGCGAAATCATGCTCCGGCTCATGCCTCTCGGCGGCCAGCGCTGGCGGCAGAGCCTGCCGGGCGAATTGTCGGCCACCTACGGCGGCGCCGAAGCCAACGTGGCCGTCTCGATCGCGCTGCAGGGAGGGAAGGCCGCGTACTGCACCGCGGTTCCCGATAACATCGTCACCGACGGCCTCGTCCAGGAAATGCGCAAGTACGGCGTCGACACTGACCTGCTGATCCGCACGAAGGAAGGCCGGTTCGGCATTTATTTCGTCGAACCCGGCAGTAATCAGCGCGGCAGCAACGTCACGTACGATCGCGCCGGCTCGTCGATCTCCATTGCCCCGCCCGAGACTTACGACTGGAACCGGATTCTCGACGACGCGGGCTGGTTTCACGTCACCGGCATCACGCCTGCGATCGGCAGCGCTTCAGCGGCCGCCGCCATCGCCGGCGCGAAGGCCGCCCGCGCCAAGGGAATGCCCGTCTCCTGCGATCTCAACTACCGCAAGAAGCTGTGGAACTGGGAATCGGGAACATCTCCGGCCACCCTGGCCCGCCGGGTGATGGGGGAATTGTTGCCGTCGGTGACAGTCCTGATCGCCAACGAAGAAGACGCCGAGCAGGTCCTGGGAATTCACGCTCCCGGCAGCAACGTCGAAGCAGGAACAATCGACCTCGACGGCTACGCCTGGACCGCCCGCGAAATCGTTCGCCAGTTCCCCCACATCGAGAAGGTCGCAATCACTCTGCGGGAGAGTTTTTCCGCCAACCACAACAACTGGGGGGCGCTGCTGTACGACGCCGCGACTGACGCCGTCCATGTCGCACCCACCGATGAGGCCGGGAAATACACGCCGTACGAAATGCACAACATCGTCGATCGCGTCGGAGCCGGGGACAGCTTCGGCGGAGCACTGATCTTCGCCTGCACCACGCCGGAACTGTCCGATCCGCAAACGGCCTTGCGCTACGCAGTGGCGGCCAGTTGCCTCAAGCATGGTCTCTATGGCGACTTCAACCTCTGCTCCCGCAGTGAAATCGAGACGCTGATGCAGGGAAGCGGTACCGGCCGGGTTCAGCGATAA
- a CDS encoding formylglycine-generating enzyme family protein, whose translation MTVRRHFEFWFIAGLALLPTGCGGNPAVPSAPAPPNRLATPAETQGAKVAAAPPPRPVASSPASTAKKEVSSLPDGVDPRDAFKVAAAGPTFDVLAIGTVLPEDQVTVVAAVSSGDLNQYQVATPGGAGRTAGAPAPGFTLPSGFQAVRAAGYSSAGLPLRIIDEKAGAEMVLIPAGVSYLGTDIGPENARPRVPVLLDSYYMDVTEVTLAEYDRYSTDLRDLKRPRPQEPLNAGALPAFPALGISWSTANAFAKWAGKDLPSEAEFEKAARGPDGFRAPWGNGRALWPDGRKPESISQVAAYRSDLSPYGVFDLAGNAREWCSDWYSEEGHREARASGSGTIKNWPGPRKATTTSHRVVKGGAEDWSAWTRAGANMADRPADVGFRCVLRVALPGEPPAARANGFRPPATSN comes from the coding sequence ATGACCGTCCGTCGGCACTTCGAATTCTGGTTCATTGCCGGTTTGGCGCTGTTGCCGACGGGCTGCGGAGGGAATCCCGCCGTCCCAAGTGCGCCGGCCCCGCCGAATCGACTCGCGACGCCTGCGGAAACGCAGGGGGCGAAGGTCGCCGCCGCGCCGCCGCCGCGTCCGGTCGCCAGTTCACCGGCGTCGACGGCCAAGAAGGAGGTTTCCAGCCTGCCGGATGGCGTCGATCCTCGCGACGCTTTCAAAGTTGCAGCCGCCGGGCCGACATTCGATGTCCTGGCCATCGGCACGGTGCTCCCGGAGGACCAGGTGACTGTCGTCGCCGCGGTTTCGTCTGGCGACCTCAACCAGTATCAGGTGGCGACTCCGGGTGGGGCAGGGAGGACGGCCGGCGCGCCCGCGCCGGGCTTTACGCTGCCGTCCGGATTTCAGGCAGTCCGTGCGGCAGGATATTCGTCCGCCGGATTGCCGCTGCGAATTATCGACGAAAAGGCCGGTGCGGAAATGGTTCTGATTCCCGCCGGAGTCAGTTATCTGGGGACCGATATCGGTCCGGAGAACGCCCGACCGCGCGTGCCCGTATTGCTCGACTCCTATTACATGGACGTGACGGAAGTCACGCTCGCCGAATACGACCGATACAGCACGGACCTCCGGGATCTCAAACGGCCGCGTCCGCAGGAGCCGTTGAATGCGGGGGCGCTCCCCGCGTTTCCCGCGCTGGGGATTTCCTGGTCGACGGCCAACGCCTTCGCCAAATGGGCCGGCAAGGATTTGCCCAGCGAGGCCGAGTTCGAGAAAGCGGCCCGAGGTCCCGACGGTTTCCGCGCGCCGTGGGGGAATGGACGGGCCTTGTGGCCCGACGGCCGAAAGCCCGAATCGATTTCCCAAGTGGCGGCCTACCGTTCAGATCTGAGTCCTTATGGCGTATTCGATCTGGCCGGAAACGCCCGGGAGTGGTGCAGCGACTGGTATTCCGAAGAAGGGCATCGGGAAGCCCGCGCATCGGGTTCCGGAACAATCAAGAACTGGCCCGGTCCCCGCAAGGCCACCACGACCAGCCATCGAGTCGTCAAGGGGGGGGCCGAAGACTGGTCGGCTTGGACTCGGGCCGGGGCCAACATGGCGGACCGGCCGGCCGACGTCGGATTTCGCTGCGTGCTTCGCGTGGCTCTGCCCGGCGAGCCGCCGGCCGCCAGGGCCAACGGATTTCGGCCTCCGGCGACGTCGAATTGA
- a CDS encoding DUF2817 domain-containing protein: protein MRTFLTVCSTLACAGSAFVAYEHPEWIRQTAQHWEAWRKSSATAPPATPIARAIDDAAGQVNLAATELRNRVDDVESLPVAGKPLDQWFSELSGLATAASSASVQSGPRQNGAVDELQDAARALAGRRSEPADASGAMPADPLVVERDLSQLRTPQKVSAGEALVARPASTSRGVPSASLSSRTLGQGPLRTLVVAGLNGENQGAVAAAEELISQLTRQPAVLENQTFLLIPRANPGGLQAARRFNDSNVDLNRNFPGRRYRPQVEFSGTCPASETETQQLLRLMFEFQPERVIHIVEDPLATRVLFNRAATELAGQLHQQHQIAIERLDFDRLPGSLEEFSDGTFHVPVLVIGLKPGESAGLLAALVSTTEPGEQNSPEFPAEPEPAEPPAAPVGPVAGPRNSTPAVPASGRGYEELPPPPQ, encoded by the coding sequence GTGAGAACGTTTTTGACGGTTTGCAGCACTCTGGCATGCGCCGGGAGTGCGTTTGTCGCTTATGAGCATCCAGAGTGGATTCGCCAGACGGCCCAGCACTGGGAAGCCTGGCGGAAGTCGTCGGCGACAGCTCCCCCTGCGACGCCGATCGCGCGGGCCATTGATGACGCCGCCGGCCAGGTAAACCTGGCGGCGACGGAGCTGCGCAATCGAGTGGACGATGTCGAGAGCCTGCCGGTCGCCGGAAAGCCGCTTGACCAGTGGTTCAGCGAACTGAGCGGGCTGGCGACGGCAGCGAGCTCCGCTTCGGTTCAATCCGGACCTCGGCAGAACGGAGCCGTCGACGAGCTGCAGGATGCCGCTCGGGCGTTGGCGGGACGTCGTTCCGAACCGGCTGACGCATCAGGCGCCATGCCCGCAGACCCGCTCGTCGTCGAACGGGATCTCTCCCAGCTCCGCACACCGCAGAAGGTCTCGGCGGGCGAAGCGCTGGTTGCACGGCCGGCTTCGACCTCCCGCGGCGTCCCTTCGGCTTCACTGTCGTCGCGCACGCTCGGCCAGGGACCGTTGCGGACGCTGGTCGTGGCGGGCCTCAATGGCGAAAACCAGGGCGCCGTCGCGGCCGCCGAAGAATTGATCTCGCAACTGACGCGCCAGCCGGCGGTTCTTGAGAATCAGACCTTTCTGCTGATTCCCCGGGCGAATCCCGGCGGGCTGCAGGCGGCGCGACGCTTCAACGACAGCAATGTCGATCTCAACCGGAACTTCCCGGGCCGGCGGTATCGTCCGCAGGTGGAGTTTTCCGGGACCTGTCCTGCGAGCGAAACCGAGACGCAGCAGCTCCTGCGACTGATGTTCGAGTTTCAGCCGGAACGAGTCATTCACATTGTCGAGGATCCGCTGGCGACGCGCGTTCTCTTTAACCGGGCCGCGACGGAACTGGCCGGCCAGCTTCATCAGCAGCACCAGATTGCGATCGAAAGGCTCGACTTCGACCGTCTGCCAGGCTCGCTGGAGGAGTTTTCCGACGGCACGTTTCATGTGCCGGTACTGGTGATCGGGCTCAAGCCCGGCGAGTCGGCCGGACTGTTGGCCGCTCTGGTTTCGACGACGGAACCGGGCGAGCAGAATTCCCCGGAATTCCCCGCCGAGCCGGAGCCAGCCGAACCTCCCGCAGCGCCTGTCGGGCCGGTCGCCGGTCCGCGAAACTCCACGCCAGCGGTTCCCGCCAGCGGGCGCGGCTACGAAGAGTTGCCCCCGCCGCCGCAGTGA
- a CDS encoding thioredoxin family protein, whose product MGSIRAFMASWLALSLLCLVQPAQAGKYNRKLSIGDAAPSWSDVTGIDGKQHALVDLKAAKAVVVVFTCNHCPIATAYEERLKQLQSDFRDRGVQVVAISVSRSEEDTLELLQARAREREFNFLYLQDLSQDLGRQYGAAVTPQALVLDGERKVAYMGAIDDDWQHADNVGVAYVREAVEAVLAGKPPKHTETRHTGCGIEYARTPRKPDEKK is encoded by the coding sequence ATGGGCTCGATTCGAGCGTTCATGGCGTCATGGCTGGCGCTGAGCCTGCTGTGCCTGGTTCAACCCGCCCAAGCCGGTAAATACAACCGGAAACTCAGCATTGGCGATGCCGCCCCGTCGTGGAGCGACGTGACCGGCATCGACGGCAAACAGCACGCCCTGGTCGATCTGAAAGCGGCCAAAGCCGTCGTTGTGGTCTTCACCTGCAATCACTGTCCGATCGCCACCGCCTACGAGGAACGCCTGAAACAGCTCCAGAGCGACTTCCGCGACCGGGGCGTGCAGGTCGTCGCCATCAGCGTCAGCCGATCGGAAGAGGATACGTTGGAACTGTTGCAGGCCCGCGCCCGCGAACGGGAGTTCAACTTCCTCTATCTGCAGGATCTGTCGCAGGATCTGGGCCGCCAGTATGGAGCCGCCGTGACTCCTCAGGCGCTGGTGCTCGACGGCGAGCGCAAAGTCGCCTATATGGGGGCGATCGACGACGACTGGCAGCACGCCGACAACGTCGGGGTCGCCTACGTCCGGGAAGCGGTCGAAGCAGTCCTGGCCGGAAAACCGCCGAAGCACACCGAAACCCGGCACACGGGTTGCGGAATCGAGTACGCCCGGACGCCACGAAAACCCGACGAGAAAAAATGA